One Candidatus Gorgyraea atricola genomic region harbors:
- a CDS encoding CopG family antitoxin has protein sequence MRRIRLTRQEKATEDDLINGKYIDISKAEFSRIAEALAARKKDAILHIRVNSHDLNSIKEKARKLGVKYQTFISEVLHR, from the coding sequence ATGAGACGCATACGATTAACAAGGCAAGAGAAGGCTACAGAAGACGATCTGATTAATGGGAAGTATATAGATATAAGTAAAGCGGAGTTCTCGCGTATCGCAGAGGCCTTGGCAGCACGCAAAAAAGACGCGATTCTGCATATCAGGGTAAACAGCCATGATCTAAATAGCATAAAAGAAAAAGCCCGAAAACTAGGCGTAAAATACCAGACCTTTATCTCAGAGGTCTTGCACCG
- a CDS encoding toxin, giving the protein MKEFKWSSLKSKRLKRVRGASFEDVVEARLVAIKKHPQKENQNMMLFEYKNYIWAVPFVEDKSYTFLKTLYPSRKYTRMYKKGALK; this is encoded by the coding sequence TTGAAAGAGTTTAAATGGAGTTCGCTGAAAAGTAAAAGGTTAAAGAGAGTGCGAGGGGCTTCTTTTGAGGATGTTGTAGAGGCGAGGCTTGTTGCCATTAAAAAGCATCCTCAAAAGGAAAATCAAAATATGATGCTTTTTGAATATAAAAATTATATATGGGCAGTACCTTTTGTAGAGGATAAATCGTACACTTTCCTAAAGACGCTTTATCCTAGCAGAAAATACACCCGAATGTATAAAAAAGGAGCGCTTAAATGA
- a CDS encoding ATP-binding protein: MNLFALSGLLTCVISFIFAVFSWVKGKKFFNKIFAVLNLAIAIWGLGAFKFSTTLDQEAVFFWIRVGHVGVILIPVFFIHFILEFLEIKKKKIVFASYMIGGIFFVLNITDWLGLTKVFIINLRYVFNSFYVDSPPGPAYPLFVAFFFFSTVWAHYYGLKYLKISSGLKRMQLRYFLLASALAFTGGGTAFLMVFNIDIYPTLHFTICLYPVIMTYAIFRYRLMDIKVALTRAGIFTFVYILVLGVPFGIGAMAKAPLSRISSNWWLLPMFLLTILASAGPFIYIKLQRRIESRLRAEEFKSQEALRRLSHNMLRFANLDKLLKLIVHQLIKILKIKFALIYLHDAETNQYVLKSFWQLEEHIKPPAEFSEHSPLIKDLYLRRLPIVAEEVKLFVSRGPSAHIKGLLSTLSRLKTNTVIPSFLRNDLLGFLVLSDRRSNSAFSHEDLNLLMVLSNEAALAIENAQFHQKEKSILAERSRRQALADMAPGASHQFNNRLVSIGSSAEIALLKLENIKIDELRNEDVKRSLRDIKNSLELIDKEVYKGKEITSAILKRSKAKVEFQKINVPELIKDTYRLVLISRSHSALKGFREPKFELVILNEIPDIFASEALLQDCFYNLIDNAFDAIDCASKEKITQYQGRVKAILKQESQSLIIQIKDNGIGIRKGSQRKLFVPYFTTKATAYKGSGLGLYVIRDFIEMHHGTITCDSEYGKGAVFTIKLPVKNFK, from the coding sequence GTGAATCTTTTTGCATTATCAGGTTTATTAACATGCGTTATTTCGTTCATATTTGCTGTATTTTCTTGGGTCAAAGGCAAAAAATTCTTCAATAAGATATTTGCTGTTCTTAATCTGGCTATTGCTATCTGGGGATTAGGGGCCTTTAAGTTTTCTACAACACTGGATCAGGAAGCCGTATTTTTCTGGATACGGGTCGGTCATGTCGGAGTTATCTTAATACCTGTTTTCTTTATCCATTTTATTTTAGAATTTTTAGAGATAAAAAAGAAAAAAATTGTTTTCGCAAGTTACATGATAGGAGGAATATTCTTTGTATTAAATATTACAGATTGGCTAGGCCTTACTAAGGTATTCATTATCAATTTAAGGTATGTTTTTAACTCTTTTTACGTAGATTCCCCGCCAGGACCAGCTTATCCTCTTTTTGTTGCTTTCTTTTTCTTTTCCACAGTCTGGGCGCATTATTATGGCTTAAAATATCTCAAGATCTCTAGCGGATTAAAACGTATGCAGCTTAGGTATTTTCTTTTAGCATCAGCTCTGGCATTTACCGGAGGAGGTACAGCTTTCTTAATGGTATTTAATATAGACATCTATCCAACCTTACATTTTACAATATGCCTATATCCTGTAATTATGACATATGCCATTTTTAGATATCGCCTTATGGATATAAAGGTAGCACTTACCCGCGCAGGAATTTTTACTTTTGTTTATATTCTGGTATTAGGAGTTCCCTTTGGAATAGGCGCTATGGCTAAAGCGCCTCTTTCCAGAATCAGTTCCAACTGGTGGCTTTTACCAATGTTTTTATTAACGATATTAGCCAGCGCAGGGCCGTTTATTTATATTAAGTTACAGCGAAGGATTGAATCCAGGCTGAGAGCCGAGGAGTTTAAGTCTCAGGAGGCACTAAGAAGGCTCTCACACAATATGCTTCGCTTTGCAAATTTAGATAAGCTTTTAAAGTTAATAGTGCACCAGTTGATTAAAATTCTAAAGATTAAATTTGCTTTAATATATTTACATGACGCGGAGACCAATCAATATGTCCTGAAAAGTTTCTGGCAGCTCGAAGAGCATATAAAGCCCCCTGCAGAATTTTCTGAACATTCTCCATTAATTAAAGATCTTTATCTAAGAAGGCTTCCGATTGTAGCTGAGGAAGTGAAGCTCTTTGTATCCAGAGGCCCTTCTGCTCATATAAAGGGATTACTCAGCACTCTTTCTAGGCTAAAGACAAACACAGTAATTCCGTCTTTTTTACGTAATGACCTCTTGGGTTTTTTAGTGTTATCTGATCGAAGATCAAACTCAGCGTTTAGCCATGAGGATCTAAATCTTCTTATGGTCCTTTCTAATGAAGCCGCCTTGGCCATTGAGAATGCGCAATTTCATCAGAAAGAGAAGTCAATCTTGGCTGAGCGTTCCCGCAGACAGGCCTTAGCAGATATGGCCCCAGGCGCAAGTCATCAGTTCAATAACCGGTTAGTCAGCATAGGTTCTTCAGCAGAGATAGCTCTTTTAAAGCTTGAAAATATAAAAATTGACGAACTGCGGAACGAAGACGTAAAAAGATCCTTGAGGGATATAAAGAATAGCCTGGAACTTATAGATAAGGAGGTTTATAAAGGTAAAGAAATAACTTCTGCAATACTCAAAAGGTCCAAGGCTAAAGTTGAGTTTCAGAAGATAAATGTCCCCGAGTTAATTAAAGATACATACCGTCTTGTTCTGATAAGCCGCTCACATTCAGCCCTTAAAGGATTCAGAGAGCCTAAATTTGAATTGGTTATTTTAAATGAAATTCCTGATATCTTTGCAAGTGAGGCTTTATTACAGGACTGTTTCTATAATCTGATAGATAATGCCTTTGACGCTATAGATTGCGCCTCAAAGGAAAAAATAACTCAATATCAAGGCAGGGTAAAAGCAATCCTGAAACAAGAAAGCCAAAGTCTCATAATTCAGATAAAGGATAATGGGATAGGCATAAGGAAGGGAAGCCAAAGAAAACTTTTCGTGCCTTACTTTACAACAAAAGCAACTGCATATAAAGGGAGCGGTTTAGGCCTATATGTAATAAGAGACTTTATCGAGATGCATCACGGCACAATCACTTGCGATTCTGAATATGGTAAGGGCGCAGTTTTTACCATCAAACTTCCTGTAAAGAATTTTAAATAA
- a CDS encoding hydroxymethylglutaryl-CoA reductase, with translation MSEKIIRIPHDARKNYDEDFVKERREWLSAKTNTKFSHISHYSIKSTDVKGNIENFIGVSQVPLGIVGPLKINGEYAKGTFYVPFATTEGALLSTYQRGAIAITKAGGVKIGIHKDENHIDPIFLLKNLEDAEGFIKWTRDNFNLLSEKVKEATGHGKLMSITPYIMGRRVALKFSYYTEDAMGANMIGIATDKICKFISGHVKIEKYLLRSNLSSEKKASGVNLLIGYGKEVSAEAILQEKIVRRHLNSSPKEISRAWHSWALGSFHAGIVGPNAHFANGLAAVSIACGQDAAHIVNACIGITMLEMLDSGDLYTALKLPNILVGTVGGGTALGTQRECLEMIGCYGNGKSKKFAEIIAATLLAGEIGICAGITSDEFLEPHIRARVHTREKAFQDKET, from the coding sequence ACAAATACAAAATTTTCTCATATTTCCCATTATTCTATAAAGTCCACGGATGTTAAAGGAAATATAGAAAATTTTATAGGTGTTTCTCAGGTTCCGCTTGGTATTGTGGGTCCGTTAAAGATTAATGGAGAGTATGCAAAGGGTACTTTTTATGTACCTTTTGCTACTACAGAGGGCGCATTACTATCAACTTATCAGCGTGGGGCGATTGCCATTACTAAGGCGGGAGGAGTAAAAATAGGTATCCATAAGGATGAAAACCACATCGATCCTATTTTTTTACTAAAGAACTTGGAAGATGCGGAAGGATTTATTAAGTGGACGCGTGATAATTTCAATCTTTTAAGCGAAAAGGTCAAAGAAGCTACAGGGCATGGGAAGCTGATGTCAATCACCCCTTATATAATGGGGCGGAGGGTAGCGCTCAAGTTTTCTTATTACACGGAAGATGCCATGGGCGCCAACATGATTGGTATTGCTACAGATAAGATATGCAAATTTATATCAGGACACGTAAAGATAGAGAAATATCTTTTACGCTCGAATTTATCTTCCGAGAAAAAGGCTTCTGGTGTTAATCTTTTAATTGGCTATGGTAAGGAGGTCTCCGCAGAAGCTATATTACAGGAGAAGATTGTTAGAAGACATCTGAATTCATCTCCAAAAGAGATATCTCGCGCATGGCATTCGTGGGCTCTTGGAAGTTTTCACGCAGGGATAGTCGGCCCTAATGCCCATTTTGCAAATGGCCTGGCAGCTGTTTCTATTGCCTGCGGGCAAGACGCAGCGCATATAGTAAATGCATGTATAGGTATAACGATGTTAGAGATGCTAGATTCAGGAGATCTGTACACCGCATTAAAATTACCCAACATTTTAGTGGGAACAGTAGGAGGAGGTACGGCTTTAGGGACACAGCGGGAATGCTTAGAGATGATAGGTTGTTATGGCAACGGAAAATCAAAGAAATTTGCAGAGATTATAGCTGCGACACTTTTGGCAGGTGAGATTGGTATATGCGCAGGAATAACCTCCGATGAGTTTTTAGAGCCTCACATTCGGGCAAGGGTGCATACTAGAGAAAAGGCTTTTCAAGATAAGGAGACATAG